One part of the Burkholderia latens genome encodes these proteins:
- a CDS encoding succinate dehydrogenase iron-sulfur subunit, with protein sequence MAKRIFEVYRYDPDKDAAPRMQTYELEIKHERMLLDALVKLKAVDETLSFRRSCREGVCGSDAMNINGKNGLACLTNLNDLPQKIVLRPLPGLPVVRDLIVDMTHFFNQYHSIKPYLINDAPPPEKERLQSPEERDELDGVYECILCASCSTSCPSFWWNPDKFVGPAGLLQAYRFIADSRDTATGERLDNLEDPYRLFRCHTIMNCVDVCPKGLNPTKAIGKIKELMVRRAV encoded by the coding sequence ATGGCAAAACGCATTTTTGAAGTCTACCGCTACGATCCGGACAAGGACGCGGCGCCGCGCATGCAGACGTACGAGCTGGAGATCAAGCATGAGCGCATGCTGCTTGATGCACTGGTGAAGCTGAAGGCCGTGGACGAGACGCTGTCGTTCCGCCGTTCGTGCCGCGAAGGCGTGTGCGGTTCGGACGCGATGAACATCAACGGCAAGAACGGTCTGGCGTGCCTGACGAACCTGAACGATCTGCCGCAGAAGATCGTGCTGCGTCCGCTGCCGGGGCTGCCGGTGGTGCGCGACCTGATCGTCGACATGACGCACTTCTTCAACCAGTATCACTCGATCAAGCCGTACCTGATCAACGATGCGCCGCCGCCGGAGAAGGAACGCCTGCAGTCGCCGGAAGAGCGCGACGAGCTCGACGGCGTGTACGAGTGCATTCTGTGCGCGAGCTGCTCGACGTCGTGCCCGAGCTTCTGGTGGAACCCGGACAAGTTCGTCGGCCCGGCGGGCCTGCTGCAGGCTTACCGTTTCATCGCGGACAGCCGCGACACGGCCACCGGCGAGCGTCTGGACAATCTGGAAGACCCGTACCGTCTGTTCCGTTGCCATACGATCATGAACTGCGTCGACGTGTGCCCGAAGGGCCTGAATCCGACGAAGGCGATCGGCAAGATCAAGGAACTGATGGTTCGCCGCGCGGTTTGA
- a CDS encoding DUF1365 domain-containing protein codes for MNAPFARDGAAARLLVGTVMHERLRPVRHAFRYPLFQVCCDVERLDEIAGSWFGIDRWAPLALACRDYGPRDGRALGPWMRDVLAQAGIRADGPIWLQTIPRIFGYAFNPVSFWYCYDCAGALRALYADVRNTFGAHHGYLLSAMHHAPIEADTVLVCRKTFHVSPFCDVIGEYAFRVRQRGDHLSVAIDYRDDDGVLLHTAIGMRTAPLTAARAWRALARQPLNAINVVIRIHWQALRLWLARVPFHGKTPAGRSAATDSPLSPVPGASPRGRSAMSDHEARP; via the coding sequence ATGAACGCGCCCTTCGCGCGCGACGGCGCGGCCGCCCGGTTGCTCGTCGGCACCGTGATGCATGAGCGGCTGCGGCCGGTGCGCCATGCATTCCGGTATCCGCTCTTCCAGGTCTGCTGCGATGTCGAGCGGCTGGACGAGATCGCCGGAAGCTGGTTCGGCATCGATCGCTGGGCCCCGCTCGCGCTCGCTTGCCGCGACTACGGCCCGCGCGACGGGCGCGCGCTCGGCCCATGGATGCGGGATGTGCTCGCGCAAGCCGGCATTCGCGCCGACGGCCCGATCTGGCTGCAGACGATCCCGCGGATCTTCGGCTACGCATTCAACCCGGTGAGCTTCTGGTATTGCTACGACTGCGCGGGTGCGCTCCGCGCGCTGTACGCGGACGTGCGCAACACGTTCGGCGCGCATCACGGCTATCTGCTCAGTGCGATGCACCACGCGCCGATCGAAGCCGACACTGTGCTCGTCTGCCGCAAGACGTTTCATGTGTCGCCGTTTTGCGACGTCATCGGGGAATACGCGTTTCGTGTGCGTCAGCGCGGCGACCATCTGAGCGTGGCGATCGATTATCGCGACGACGACGGCGTGCTGCTGCACACGGCGATCGGGATGCGCACCGCGCCGCTGACGGCGGCACGCGCGTGGCGCGCGCTGGCGCGGCAGCCGCTGAACGCGATCAACGTCGTCATTCGCATCCATTGGCAGGCGCTGCGGCTATGGCTCGCACGCGTGCCGTTCCACGGCAAGACGCCGGCCGGCCGTTCCGCCGCGACCGATTCGCCATTGTCCCCCGTACCGGGCGCGTCGCCACGCGGCCGCTCGGCGATGTCCGATCACGAGGCTCGTCCATGA
- the sdhA gene encoding succinate dehydrogenase flavoprotein subunit, which translates to MAAIKTSLPRRKFDVVIVGAGGSGLRAALQLSRAGLSVGVLSKVFPTRSHTVAAQGGIGASLGNMSEDNWHYHFYDTIKGSDWLGDQDAIEFMCREAPNVVYELEHFGMPFDRNADGTIYQRPFGGHTANYGEKPVQRACAAADRTGHALLHTLYQQNVEAKTQFFVEWMALDLIRDADGDVLGVTALEMETGDVYIMEGKTTLFATGGAGRIFAASTNAFINTGDGLGMAARSGVALQDMEFWQFHPTGVAGAGVLITEGVRGEGGILRNANGERFMERYAPTLKDLAPRDFVSRSMDQEIKEGRGVGPNKDHVLLDLSHIGAETIMKRLPSIREIALKFANVDAIKEPIPVVPTIHYQMGGIPTNIHGQVVGTSRDHKEPINGFYAVGECSCVSVHGANRLGTNSLLDLVVFGRAAGNHIVQHVKNQKEHKPLPADAGEFSLARLNKLEKSSSGEYTQDVANDIRATMQKHAGVFRTSALLKEGVEQMAELKARVENIHLKDKSKVFNTARVEALELENLIEVARATMVSAEARKESRGAHAHSDYEHRDDENWLRHTLWYSEGDRLDYKPVQMKPLTVESVPPKPRTF; encoded by the coding sequence ATGGCTGCAATCAAAACTTCCCTGCCGCGCCGCAAGTTCGACGTGGTGATCGTCGGCGCGGGCGGCTCGGGCTTGCGCGCAGCGCTGCAACTGTCGCGCGCGGGCCTGTCGGTCGGCGTGCTGTCGAAGGTGTTCCCGACGCGCTCGCACACGGTGGCGGCCCAGGGCGGCATCGGTGCGTCGCTCGGCAACATGAGCGAAGACAACTGGCACTACCACTTCTACGACACGATCAAGGGCTCCGACTGGCTCGGCGACCAGGACGCGATCGAGTTCATGTGCCGCGAAGCGCCGAACGTCGTGTACGAGCTCGAACACTTCGGGATGCCGTTCGACCGTAACGCGGACGGCACGATCTACCAGCGCCCGTTCGGCGGGCACACCGCGAACTACGGCGAGAAGCCGGTGCAGCGCGCATGCGCGGCCGCGGACCGCACCGGTCACGCGCTGCTGCACACGCTGTACCAGCAGAACGTCGAGGCGAAGACGCAGTTCTTCGTCGAATGGATGGCGCTGGACCTGATCCGCGACGCGGACGGCGACGTGCTGGGCGTGACGGCTCTCGAGATGGAGACGGGCGACGTCTACATCATGGAAGGCAAGACGACGCTGTTCGCGACGGGCGGCGCAGGCCGGATCTTCGCGGCATCGACGAACGCGTTCATCAACACCGGCGACGGCCTCGGCATGGCGGCGCGCTCGGGCGTCGCGCTGCAGGACATGGAGTTCTGGCAGTTCCACCCGACCGGCGTGGCGGGCGCGGGCGTGCTGATCACCGAAGGCGTGCGCGGCGAAGGCGGCATTTTGCGCAACGCGAACGGCGAGCGCTTCATGGAACGCTACGCCCCGACGCTGAAGGATCTGGCGCCGCGTGACTTCGTGTCGCGATCGATGGACCAGGAAATCAAGGAAGGCCGCGGCGTCGGTCCGAACAAGGATCACGTGCTGCTGGACCTGTCGCACATTGGCGCGGAGACGATCATGAAGCGTCTGCCGTCGATCCGCGAAATCGCGCTGAAGTTCGCGAACGTCGACGCGATCAAGGAGCCGATCCCGGTCGTCCCGACGATCCACTACCAGATGGGCGGCATCCCGACCAACATCCATGGTCAGGTCGTCGGCACGTCGCGCGATCACAAGGAGCCGATCAACGGGTTCTATGCAGTGGGCGAATGCTCGTGCGTGTCGGTGCACGGCGCGAACCGGCTGGGCACGAACTCGTTGCTGGACCTGGTGGTGTTCGGCCGCGCGGCCGGCAACCACATCGTCCAGCACGTGAAGAACCAGAAGGAACACAAGCCGCTGCCGGCGGATGCGGGCGAGTTCTCGCTGGCGCGCCTGAACAAGCTCGAAAAGTCGAGCTCGGGCGAGTACACGCAGGACGTCGCGAACGACATCCGCGCAACGATGCAGAAGCACGCGGGCGTGTTCCGCACGTCGGCGCTGCTGAAGGAAGGCGTCGAGCAGATGGCCGAGCTGAAGGCTCGGGTGGAAAACATCCACCTGAAGGACAAGTCGAAGGTGTTCAACACGGCGCGGGTCGAAGCGCTCGAGCTGGAGAACCTGATCGAAGTGGCGCGCGCGACGATGGTGTCGGCGGAGGCGCGCAAGGAAAGCCGCGGCGCGCACGCGCACAGCGACTACGAACACCGCGACGACGAAAACTGGCTGCGCCACACGCTGTGGTACAGCGAAGGCGATCGGCTCGACTACAAGCCGGTTCAAATGAAGCCGCTGACGGTCGAATCCGTGCCGCCGAAGCCGCGCACGTTCTAA
- a CDS encoding sigma-70 family RNA polymerase sigma factor has protein sequence MNRSHESLRPSSGPGRTTPLHAGRQPQRRASRARSRPGGRTDISADAAVLPDEACDAHAELDRLLARVATGDEHAFAQLYRWTAPRLFGAILRMIRDRHEAEDLLQDVFTTAWRRAGSFDATRGAAMTWLMTLARNRTIDRIRQHRELPLDDELALSIPDASPTPDLGAQANQERLRLERGLAHLGERQAYVLREAFHGGASYAELAERMQVPLGTMKSWIRRSLMRLKIYLEQ, from the coding sequence ATGAACCGTTCGCACGAATCACTCCGCCCATCTTCCGGCCCGGGGCGAACGACGCCGCTGCACGCAGGCAGGCAGCCGCAGCGGAGGGCGTCCCGCGCGCGATCGCGCCCCGGCGGCAGGACCGACATCAGCGCCGATGCCGCCGTTCTGCCTGACGAAGCATGCGACGCACATGCGGAACTCGACCGCTTGCTGGCTCGCGTCGCGACGGGCGACGAGCATGCGTTCGCGCAGCTGTATCGATGGACCGCGCCGCGGCTGTTCGGCGCGATCCTGAGGATGATCCGCGATCGTCATGAAGCGGAAGACCTGCTTCAAGACGTGTTCACGACAGCATGGCGCCGCGCCGGTTCGTTCGACGCCACGCGCGGCGCGGCAATGACGTGGTTGATGACGCTCGCCCGCAACCGGACCATCGACCGGATCCGGCAGCACCGCGAGCTGCCGCTCGACGACGAGCTGGCGCTGTCGATCCCCGACGCAAGCCCGACGCCCGATCTCGGCGCGCAGGCGAACCAGGAGCGCCTGCGTCTGGAGCGCGGACTCGCGCATCTGGGCGAGCGGCAGGCGTATGTTTTGCGGGAAGCGTTTCACGGTGGCGCGTCGTATGCGGAGCTGGCCGAACGCATGCAGGTGCCGCTCGGCACGATGAAGAGCTGGATCCGCCGCAGCCTGATGCGGTTGAAGATCTATCTGGAGCAGTAA
- a CDS encoding SAM-dependent methyltransferase, with product MTLLRLLSSASQPAMPLSARLFIALLRRIRDGHLTLVTPEGAQHVFGDPHCQPAATLQIRDWRACRAILRAGDIGFAEAYRADWIDTPDLVALLRLAIRNQPVIAKPVTGGRVARVWYALRHRLRTNTRAGSRRNIHAHYDLGNDFYGLWLDDTWTYSSACFDGDPQRSLADAQTAKYQRIVDALGLRAGMRVLEIGCGWGGFAVHAARQGIHVHGVTISHAQYALAQERVARDGLSDRVTFDLRDYRDVEGQYDAIVSIEMFEAVGESFWPVYFNTLRQRLKPGARALIQSITIVESQFDAYRASSDFIREFIFPGGMLPSPARFVDAARRARLVAKPVFAFGDDYARTLRTWRSSFDAHVDSVRAQRFDETFIRTWRLYLAYCEAGFAERRTDVMHFIVSAHD from the coding sequence ATGACCTTGCTGCGCCTGCTATCCTCCGCATCACAACCGGCGATGCCGCTGTCGGCCCGGTTGTTCATCGCGCTTCTCCGGCGGATCCGCGACGGTCACCTGACGCTCGTGACGCCCGAAGGCGCGCAGCATGTGTTCGGCGATCCGCACTGCCAGCCGGCCGCGACGCTGCAGATCCGCGACTGGCGCGCGTGCCGCGCGATCCTGCGCGCGGGCGACATCGGCTTCGCGGAAGCGTATCGCGCCGACTGGATCGACACGCCGGATCTCGTCGCGCTGCTGCGCCTTGCGATCCGCAACCAGCCGGTGATCGCGAAGCCGGTGACGGGCGGCCGCGTGGCACGCGTGTGGTACGCGCTGCGCCATCGGCTGCGGACGAATACGCGAGCCGGCAGCCGCCGCAACATCCATGCGCACTATGACCTCGGCAACGACTTCTACGGGTTGTGGCTCGACGACACCTGGACGTATTCGAGCGCCTGCTTCGACGGCGACCCGCAGCGGTCGCTTGCCGACGCGCAAACGGCGAAGTATCAGCGCATCGTCGATGCGCTCGGGCTGCGCGCCGGCATGCGCGTGCTGGAGATCGGCTGCGGCTGGGGCGGCTTCGCGGTGCACGCTGCACGGCAAGGCATTCATGTACACGGCGTCACCATCTCGCACGCCCAATACGCGCTGGCCCAAGAGCGCGTCGCGCGCGACGGGCTGTCGGATCGCGTCACATTCGACTTGCGCGACTATCGCGACGTCGAGGGCCAATACGACGCAATCGTGTCGATCGAGATGTTCGAGGCCGTGGGCGAATCGTTCTGGCCGGTGTACTTCAACACGCTCAGGCAGCGCCTGAAGCCCGGCGCCCGCGCGCTGATTCAATCGATCACGATCGTCGAGTCGCAATTCGACGCGTACCGCGCGTCGAGCGACTTCATTCGCGAGTTCATCTTTCCCGGCGGAATGTTGCCGAGCCCCGCGCGCTTCGTCGATGCCGCGCGACGCGCGCGGCTCGTCGCGAAACCGGTGTTCGCGTTCGGCGACGACTACGCACGCACGCTGCGCACCTGGCGATCCTCGTTCGATGCCCACGTCGACTCGGTGCGCGCGCAACGGTTCGACGAAACGTTCATTCGCACCTGGCGGCTCTATCTCGCCTATTGCGAAGCAGGATTCGCCGAACGGCGCACCGACGTGATGCACTTCATCGTGTCGGCGCACGACTGA
- the folE gene encoding GTP cyclohydrolase I has product MGNLIDAPARTLTAIDEGIPLSLIIRRRLEHAGARFHANDNIAAHLRDGELDALQNEVAQQMEAVLRSLVIDVDNDHNTRETAQRVAKMFIREVFAGRYEAAPPVTEFPNVERLDELLIVGPLRVRSACSHHLCPIMGRIWIGVLPSATSNLIGLSKYGRLVNWVMTRPQIQEEAVKQIADLLESRIAPDGLAVVLEADHFCMHWRGTKDDQAKMTNSVMRGKFLADASLRREFLALLSGKNA; this is encoded by the coding sequence ATGGGAAATCTGATCGACGCTCCCGCGCGTACGCTGACTGCGATCGACGAGGGCATTCCTCTGTCGCTCATCATTCGCCGGCGGCTCGAACACGCGGGCGCACGCTTCCATGCCAACGACAACATCGCCGCGCACCTGCGTGACGGCGAACTGGATGCATTGCAGAACGAAGTCGCACAGCAAATGGAAGCGGTGCTGCGCTCGCTCGTGATCGACGTCGACAACGACCACAACACCCGAGAGACCGCACAGCGCGTCGCAAAGATGTTCATCCGCGAAGTGTTCGCGGGCCGCTACGAGGCAGCGCCGCCCGTGACCGAATTCCCGAACGTCGAGCGGCTGGACGAGTTGCTGATCGTGGGCCCGCTGCGCGTACGCAGCGCGTGCTCGCATCACCTCTGCCCGATCATGGGCCGCATCTGGATCGGCGTGCTGCCCAGCGCCACGTCGAACCTGATCGGCCTGTCGAAGTATGGACGGCTGGTGAACTGGGTCATGACGCGCCCGCAGATCCAGGAGGAAGCGGTCAAGCAGATCGCCGACCTGCTCGAATCGCGCATCGCGCCCGACGGGCTGGCGGTCGTGCTCGAGGCCGACCACTTCTGCATGCACTGGCGCGGCACCAAGGACGATCAGGCAAAGATGACCAACAGCGTGATGCGCGGAAAGTTTCTCGCCGACGCATCGCTGCGCCGGGAGTTTCTCGCGTTGTTGTCGGGAAAGAATGCATAA
- a CDS encoding SAM-dependent methyltransferase, with the protein MTATTSQSSPAAIAAPQDAWLIRCCERGWLPDALIRAGMRRLMRQRLRDAHAHDGEQRAAAVDALVHELRASPIAIETHAANTQHYEVPGSFFEAHLGPRLKYSCGYYPNGNETLSQGEEAMLALYAQRADLADGQRILDLGCGWGSLSLWLAERYPAAQIVGLSNSYGQREFIERCAALRRLTNLRIVTGNVVDFDFDPAEAGFDRVLSIEMFEHMKNYGQLLAKIARWMDDDGKLFVHIFAHKLAAYHFAVHDDTDWMSRHFFTGGTMPSADLLLRFQDDVRIARQWWLDGTHYARTANQWLASFDAARARIMPIFDTVYGADARIWFQRWRMFYMAVAELFGYADGQEWGVAQYLFDKRGGRA; encoded by the coding sequence ATGACCGCTACCACCTCGCAATCGTCGCCTGCCGCGATTGCCGCCCCCCAGGATGCCTGGCTGATTCGCTGCTGCGAGCGCGGCTGGCTGCCCGACGCGCTGATCCGGGCCGGGATGCGCAGGCTGATGCGGCAGCGGCTGCGCGACGCGCACGCACACGACGGCGAGCAGCGCGCGGCGGCCGTCGACGCGCTCGTGCACGAACTGCGCGCGAGCCCGATCGCGATCGAAACACACGCGGCCAATACCCAGCATTACGAAGTGCCCGGCAGCTTCTTCGAAGCCCATCTCGGCCCGCGGCTCAAATATTCGTGCGGCTATTACCCGAACGGCAACGAAACGCTGTCGCAAGGCGAGGAGGCCATGCTCGCGCTGTACGCGCAGCGCGCCGATCTCGCGGACGGCCAGCGCATTCTGGACCTGGGCTGCGGCTGGGGTTCGCTGTCGCTGTGGCTCGCCGAGCGGTATCCGGCCGCGCAGATCGTCGGACTCTCGAATTCGTACGGCCAGCGCGAGTTCATCGAACGATGCGCGGCGCTGCGCAGGCTGACGAATCTGCGGATCGTGACCGGCAACGTGGTCGACTTCGACTTCGATCCGGCGGAAGCCGGCTTCGATCGCGTGCTGTCGATCGAGATGTTCGAGCACATGAAGAACTACGGACAGCTGCTCGCGAAAATCGCGCGCTGGATGGACGACGACGGCAAGCTGTTCGTGCACATCTTCGCGCACAAGCTCGCCGCCTATCACTTCGCGGTGCACGACGACACCGACTGGATGTCGCGCCACTTCTTCACGGGCGGGACGATGCCGTCGGCCGATCTGCTGCTGCGGTTTCAGGACGATGTGCGAATCGCGCGCCAGTGGTGGCTCGACGGCACTCATTACGCGCGCACCGCGAATCAGTGGCTCGCGTCGTTCGACGCGGCGCGCGCGCGGATCATGCCCATTTTCGACACCGTCTACGGCGCCGACGCGCGCATCTGGTTCCAGCGCTGGCGGATGTTCTACATGGCCGTCGCCGAGCTGTTCGGCTACGCCGACGGGCAGGAATGGGGCGTTGCCCAATACCTATTCGACAAGCGCGGGGGGCGCGCATGA
- a CDS encoding NAD(P)/FAD-dependent oxidoreductase: MHPKPSVPPPGRRIAVVGAGIAGLASAYLLARQHRVTLFESADYLGGHTHTVDVELDGARHPVDTGFLVFNDRTYPNLIALFDELGVAAHATDMSFSVSVDGGRLEWAGSNLNTVFAQRRNLFSPTFLGMLRDILRFNASAQAHLESASRERLSVGELLTAGGYGASFQHHYLLPMAAAIWSSAASDILRFPAATFLRFCLNHALLQVNNRPTWRTVAGGARRYVERIAATLDDVRVNTPVRAITRDDAGVTVATDTAGPERFDAVVLACHAPTSLRLLADASNAERAVLAAVRYQPNVAVLHTDTALLPRRRRVWSAWNYLSGRTGRRAGPAPVCVSYLLNQLQPLPFRSPVVVTLNPVDEPAPGTELGRYDYEHPLLDLAAVDAQHRLPMLQGRRNTWFAGAWTGYGFHEDGLKSALRVAYDFGIAPAWARP, translated from the coding sequence ATGCACCCGAAACCATCAGTGCCGCCGCCCGGCCGCCGGATCGCAGTCGTCGGCGCCGGCATCGCGGGCCTCGCGAGCGCATACCTGCTGGCTCGCCAGCATCGCGTGACGCTGTTCGAATCCGCCGACTATCTCGGCGGCCACACGCACACGGTGGACGTCGAACTCGACGGCGCACGCCACCCGGTCGATACCGGATTCCTCGTGTTCAACGATCGCACGTATCCGAACCTGATCGCACTGTTCGACGAGCTGGGCGTGGCTGCGCATGCGACCGACATGTCGTTTTCGGTGTCCGTCGACGGCGGGCGGCTCGAATGGGCCGGCAGCAATCTGAACACCGTGTTCGCGCAGCGCCGCAACCTGTTCTCGCCGACCTTTCTCGGGATGTTGCGCGATATCCTGCGCTTCAACGCGTCCGCCCAGGCGCATCTCGAATCGGCGAGCCGCGAGCGCCTGTCGGTCGGCGAGCTGCTCACGGCCGGCGGCTACGGCGCGTCGTTCCAGCATCACTACCTGCTGCCGATGGCGGCCGCGATCTGGTCGAGCGCGGCCAGCGACATCCTGCGGTTTCCGGCGGCGACGTTCCTGCGCTTCTGCCTGAATCATGCGTTGCTGCAGGTCAACAACCGGCCGACGTGGCGCACCGTCGCGGGCGGCGCGCGGCGGTACGTCGAGCGCATCGCCGCGACGCTCGACGACGTGCGCGTGAATACGCCCGTGCGCGCGATAACGCGCGACGACGCGGGTGTGACGGTGGCGACCGACACGGCCGGCCCCGAGCGTTTCGACGCGGTCGTGCTTGCATGCCATGCGCCGACGAGCCTGCGGCTGCTGGCGGACGCCAGCAACGCCGAGCGCGCCGTGCTGGCCGCCGTGCGCTACCAGCCCAACGTCGCGGTGCTCCATACCGATACGGCGCTGCTGCCGCGGCGGCGGCGCGTGTGGTCGGCGTGGAACTACCTGAGCGGACGGACGGGGCGCCGCGCCGGCCCGGCGCCGGTATGCGTGAGCTACCTGCTGAACCAGTTGCAGCCGCTGCCGTTCCGCTCGCCGGTCGTCGTCACGTTGAATCCGGTCGACGAGCCCGCGCCCGGCACCGAGCTCGGCCGCTACGATTACGAGCACCCGCTGCTCGACCTCGCGGCCGTCGATGCGCAACATCGTCTGCCGATGCTGCAAGGGCGGCGCAATACGTGGTTCGCGGGAGCATGGACGGGCTACGGCTTCCACGAGGACGGGTTGAAGTCGGCGTTGCGCGTCGCATATGACTTCGGCATCGCGCCGGCCTGGGCTCGCCCATGA
- a CDS encoding chalcone isomerase family protein, with the protein MKRRLAMLAASVALAAPLVADASCVDEIASARLIGSGRFCILGICLYDAQLWAPRAPGALDTPFALSLAYRRDVKGERLVSTGMDEIERLAPAPLPAATLDAWRRDMERAFTDVSRGDVLCGVYVPERGARFYTNGRLTADVTDPAFARAFFAIWLDPRTRAKALRRQLLGDDAH; encoded by the coding sequence ATGAAGCGCCGGCTCGCGATGCTCGCCGCGTCCGTGGCGCTGGCTGCGCCGCTCGTCGCCGACGCGAGCTGCGTCGACGAAATAGCGTCGGCGCGACTGATCGGCTCCGGCCGGTTCTGCATACTGGGTATCTGCCTGTACGACGCGCAGCTGTGGGCGCCCCGCGCGCCCGGTGCGCTCGACACGCCGTTCGCGTTGTCGTTGGCCTACCGTCGCGACGTGAAAGGGGAGCGGCTCGTGTCGACAGGCATGGACGAAATCGAGCGCCTTGCACCCGCGCCGTTGCCGGCTGCAACGCTCGACGCATGGCGCCGCGACATGGAACGAGCGTTCACCGACGTATCGCGCGGCGACGTACTATGCGGCGTCTACGTCCCCGAGCGTGGCGCACGCTTCTACACCAACGGCCGCCTCACGGCCGACGTGACCGACCCGGCGTTCGCGCGCGCATTCTTCGCGATCTGGCTCGACCCGCGCACGCGGGCCAAAGCACTGCGCCGCCAGCTGCTGGGCGACGACGCGCACTAG
- the sdhD gene encoding succinate dehydrogenase, hydrophobic membrane anchor protein, with product MAANNRIGSKRLVVGAHYGLRDWLAQRVTATIMAVYTVILLVLFFGAHDFSYEGWASIFSAQWMKLATFVTLLSLFYHAWVGVRDIWMDYVKPVGVRLLLQSLTIVWLLACAGYAAQILWRV from the coding sequence ATGGCAGCCAACAACCGAATCGGCTCGAAGCGCCTCGTCGTCGGCGCTCACTACGGCCTGCGCGACTGGCTCGCGCAGCGCGTCACCGCCACGATCATGGCGGTCTACACGGTCATTCTGCTCGTGCTGTTTTTCGGCGCGCATGATTTCTCGTACGAAGGCTGGGCGTCGATCTTCTCCGCGCAGTGGATGAAGCTCGCAACCTTCGTGACGCTGCTTTCCCTCTTCTACCACGCATGGGTCGGCGTGCGCGACATCTGGATGGACTACGTGAAGCCCGTCGGTGTGCGCCTGCTGCTGCAATCGCTGACCATCGTCTGGCTGCTCGCATGTGCGGGCTACGCCGCGCAGATTCTCTGGAGAGTGTAA
- a CDS encoding DUF2256 domain-containing protein — protein sequence MANKTHLPEKICETCGLPFSWRKKWKAVWDEVRYCSERCRRNRRSAAGMKTNAERR from the coding sequence ATGGCCAACAAAACGCACTTGCCTGAAAAGATCTGCGAAACCTGCGGCTTGCCTTTCAGCTGGAGAAAGAAATGGAAGGCCGTCTGGGACGAGGTCCGCTATTGCTCGGAACGTTGCCGCCGCAATCGGCGGTCGGCCGCCGGCATGAAGACGAACGCTGAACGCCGTTGA
- a CDS encoding lipocalin family protein, whose protein sequence is MNALIVRRILRRATITAVTALALGGAGCTGSPPNPNPRAAVPLSTVPVDLPRYMGRWYVIANIPYFAERDFVGSRAEWRLRDDGRIDDAFVGRKGSFDGPEKRYRFVDTVKPGSGGGEWRVRLFWPVYVTQLTLYVDPDYRYTILGYPGKTLGWIFSREPTMDDATYRSLLARLDAMGYDTSRFRRVPQLPAQIGMPGFASPGDRE, encoded by the coding sequence ATGAACGCGTTGATCGTCCGCCGGATTCTCCGTCGCGCAACCATCACGGCCGTGACGGCGCTCGCGCTCGGCGGAGCCGGCTGCACGGGCAGCCCGCCGAATCCGAATCCGCGCGCCGCGGTTCCGCTGTCGACCGTACCCGTCGACTTGCCGCGCTACATGGGCCGCTGGTACGTGATCGCCAACATCCCGTACTTCGCGGAACGCGACTTCGTCGGCAGCCGGGCCGAGTGGCGCCTTCGCGACGACGGCCGTATCGACGACGCATTTGTCGGCCGCAAAGGAAGCTTCGACGGGCCCGAGAAGCGCTATCGGTTCGTCGACACCGTCAAGCCCGGCAGCGGCGGCGGCGAATGGCGCGTGCGGCTGTTCTGGCCGGTGTACGTCACGCAACTGACGCTCTACGTCGACCCCGACTACCGGTACACGATCCTCGGCTATCCGGGCAAGACGCTCGGCTGGATCTTCTCGCGGGAGCCGACGATGGACGACGCCACCTATCGCTCGCTGCTCGCGCGGCTCGACGCGATGGGTTACGACACGTCGCGCTTCAGGCGCGTGCCGCAACTGCCCGCGCAAATCGGCATGCCCGGCTTCGCGTCGCCAGGCGATCGCGAATGA